One stretch of bacterium DNA includes these proteins:
- a CDS encoding RsmD family RNA methyltransferase, with protein sequence MARITGGEGKGRHLVNAPKSRPTPARAREALFNILAPELPDAFFCEAFAGGGSIGVEALLRGAKTAVLIDISFGAVRSIRQNLERTGFNHLERETWRNNVGQSAIVWQQDFYKASRHPLPFGEVDVCFLDPPWSDVSFVELFQAIADCVWWKPDSLIVLEHPFRVPAPDLPGFETSDRRRYGDVAFTMWRKENSHL encoded by the coding sequence GTGGCACGTATCACCGGAGGAGAAGGAAAAGGCCGTCATTTGGTCAATGCTCCAAAAAGCCGCCCTACCCCAGCGCGAGCGCGAGAAGCATTGTTCAACATTCTCGCACCGGAGTTGCCCGATGCTTTCTTCTGCGAAGCCTTTGCTGGCGGTGGTAGCATCGGCGTCGAAGCTTTGTTGAGGGGTGCGAAGACTGCTGTTCTGATCGACATTTCTTTTGGGGCAGTTCGCTCGATCCGGCAAAATCTGGAGCGCACTGGTTTTAACCACTTGGAACGCGAAACATGGCGTAACAACGTTGGGCAGTCGGCAATCGTTTGGCAACAGGATTTTTATAAAGCGTCGCGCCATCCGCTTCCCTTCGGAGAAGTCGATGTTTGTTTTCTCGACCCCCCTTGGTCAGACGTTTCCTTTGTAGAACTTTTTCAAGCGATAGCCGATTGTGTCTGGTGGAAGCCCGATAGCTTGATTGTATTGGAACACCCGTTTCGGGTACCGGCACCGGATTTACCCGGATTTGAAACATCGGATCGTCGCCGCTACGGTGATGTTGCTTTCACAATGTGGCGAAAGGAGAACTCTCACTTATGA
- a CDS encoding Gfo/Idh/MocA family oxidoreductase, with protein MPVKKKSDNEVRLGIIGIGTMAQVVHIPILRSIEGVDLVGISDLDSEKGERYAQKNGIRWYETPEDMFHAGIDGVIILTPNNSHMPLAIGALQSGVHVMVEKPLARNSAEAEKMISAADKAKKHLLVLMNQRFRQDVRVVKNYVKAGRLGEIFRIRCGWMTKYDTWNRPTWVGDKKIAGGGVMMDYGIQMLDFILWMLEYPKVVRVSGVTKKIRNKGNGEDYAMATIYFDKGIVMTLEVTWSLPAKESEAWTVIAGSNGRAHMNPTHIHLLENERINSYFPLKSLKTIDIHRSSYESEIKHFVEVLRTGTLAPGATAKECLQALKVVEAIYETAKIGHEIAVDIGPMR; from the coding sequence ATGCCAGTTAAGAAGAAAAGCGACAATGAAGTCCGGTTAGGCATTATTGGTATTGGAACGATGGCACAAGTCGTCCATATCCCGATTCTGCGAAGCATCGAAGGGGTGGACTTAGTTGGTATCAGCGATCTCGACAGCGAAAAAGGCGAACGCTATGCACAGAAAAACGGCATCCGCTGGTATGAGACTCCGGAAGATATGTTTCATGCCGGTATTGATGGTGTCATTATCCTCACTCCCAACAATAGCCATATGCCGCTTGCGATTGGTGCACTGCAATCCGGTGTTCATGTAATGGTCGAGAAACCGCTGGCACGAAACAGTGCCGAAGCGGAAAAAATGATTTCCGCCGCCGACAAAGCGAAAAAACATCTCTTGGTATTAATGAATCAACGCTTCCGGCAAGACGTCCGGGTCGTAAAAAATTATGTAAAAGCAGGTCGATTAGGTGAAATTTTTCGAATTCGCTGTGGTTGGATGACCAAGTACGATACATGGAATCGTCCGACTTGGGTAGGCGATAAAAAGATCGCTGGTGGCGGTGTGATGATGGATTACGGGATTCAGATGCTCGATTTCATTCTCTGGATGTTAGAGTATCCGAAAGTGGTTCGGGTTTCGGGTGTAACCAAGAAAATCCGGAATAAAGGGAATGGCGAGGATTATGCGATGGCGACGATCTACTTCGATAAAGGAATCGTCATGACTTTGGAAGTGACTTGGAGTTTGCCAGCTAAGGAGAGTGAGGCGTGGACGGTTATTGCTGGATCGAATGGTCGAGCACACATGAACCCGACTCACATTCATCTCCTTGAGAATGAGAGAATCAATAGTTACTTCCCGTTGAAATCGCTTAAGACAATAGACATTCATCGATCAAGTTACGAATCGGAGATTAAACATTTTGTGGAAGTGTTGCGTACCGGAACGTTGGCTCCGGGAGCAACCGCGAAAGAGTGTTTGCAGGCCCTTAAAGTGGTGGAAGCAATTTACGAGACAGCAAAGATCGGTCACGAGATCGCAGTAGATATCGGACCGATGAGGTAG
- the lat gene encoding L-lysine 6-transaminase — translation MSFDPKSITPANVHETIGKHMLADGFDIVFDLDKSHGSWIYDSRANKEYLDFFTFFASSPVGFNHPKMRNDEYMKELGRVALNNITNSDLYTVEMARFVETFFNIAAPANFKYSFWVSGGTLGVENAIKAAMDWKVRKNFQKGYRKELGTKVIHFENAFHGRGGYTVSLTNTADPRKYLYFAKFDWPRVIHPSLRYPVTPQEIERVEKLEKLAVAQIQQAFRSNPDEICAIIIEPIQGEGGDNHIRNEFARELRRLADENEALLIFDEVQTGVGLTGKWWGFQHFDIEPDIFSMAKKMQVGGFLSNSRIDEIENNVFHESSRINSTWGANLVDMYRISTYLEIIRDEKLIDNTNVVGAKFLTGLDKLQEEFKFLSNARGKGLFLAFDLPDGTTRGDFLKLLWDNGMAVLGCGTHSIRFRPALNLTLAEADEGLKRLRIAAELFAAKK, via the coding sequence ATGTCTTTCGATCCAAAATCGATTACCCCCGCCAATGTCCATGAGACGATTGGCAAACACATGCTCGCCGATGGCTTCGACATCGTCTTCGATCTCGATAAGTCCCACGGGAGCTGGATTTATGATTCACGAGCAAACAAAGAATATCTCGATTTCTTCACGTTTTTCGCGTCGTCACCGGTCGGATTTAATCACCCGAAAATGCGAAACGATGAGTATATGAAGGAGTTGGGACGCGTTGCGTTAAATAACATCACTAACAGCGATCTCTACACAGTTGAGATGGCTCGGTTCGTGGAAACATTCTTTAACATCGCCGCTCCTGCAAACTTCAAGTACTCGTTCTGGGTATCTGGTGGTACGCTGGGAGTGGAAAATGCAATCAAAGCCGCGATGGATTGGAAAGTCCGGAAAAACTTCCAGAAGGGCTACCGGAAGGAACTCGGCACAAAAGTCATTCACTTTGAGAATGCGTTCCACGGTCGTGGCGGCTACACCGTCTCGCTCACCAATACTGCCGATCCGAGAAAATATCTCTACTTCGCCAAGTTCGATTGGCCGCGGGTGATCCACCCCTCCCTGCGTTATCCCGTGACGCCGCAGGAAATCGAACGGGTTGAAAAGTTAGAAAAGCTCGCAGTTGCGCAAATTCAACAAGCGTTTCGCAGCAATCCCGACGAGATTTGCGCGATCATCATCGAACCAATTCAAGGGGAAGGCGGCGACAACCACATCCGCAACGAATTCGCTCGCGAATTGCGGCGACTTGCAGATGAGAATGAAGCCTTACTGATTTTCGATGAAGTACAGACCGGCGTTGGATTAACGGGTAAGTGGTGGGGCTTCCAGCATTTCGATATCGAGCCCGATATATTCTCGATGGCGAAGAAAATGCAAGTGGGCGGCTTCTTGTCGAATAGCCGAATCGATGAAATTGAGAACAACGTATTCCACGAATCTTCGCGGATCAATAGCACGTGGGGTGCCAATCTCGTCGATATGTACCGAATTTCGACATATCTCGAAATCATCCGCGATGAGAAGTTGATCGACAATACGAATGTTGTTGGTGCGAAGTTCCTTACCGGTTTAGATAAGTTACAAGAGGAATTCAAGTTCTTGAGTAATGCTCGTGGGAAGGGACTCTTCCTCGCCTTCGATCTCCCCGATGGTACGACGCGAGGCGATTTCCTGAAGTTGTTGTGGGATAATGGGATGGCGGTATTGGGTTGCGGTACGCACAGTATCCGGTTCCGCCCGGCATTGAATCTCACATTGGCTGAGGCTGATGAAGGATTGAAGCGGTTACGGATTGCAGCGGAATTGTTTGCTGCGAAGAAGTAA